A single region of the Hyalangium gracile genome encodes:
- the gmk gene encoding guanylate kinase — MTEPTLHPGLLLVLSAPSGAGKTSLAHRLLKELPGTIFSVSITTRRPRGKEQDGVDYHFVDVATFQQKIERGEFVEWAEVHGHFYGSPQSVVEEARARRGVAVFDIDVQGGQAIKRKHPDAVLVFVLPPSMEELERRLRDRKTDSDETIRRRMLAARSEIERGIASYDYIVVNDDFERAFHELRSVVVAERCRRGRVDLSMMKLEKLPADPAR, encoded by the coding sequence ATGACCGAGCCCACCCTCCATCCAGGTCTGCTGCTCGTCCTCTCCGCGCCATCGGGCGCGGGGAAGACGTCGTTGGCCCACCGGCTGCTCAAGGAGCTGCCGGGCACCATCTTCTCGGTGAGCATCACCACGCGAAGGCCGCGTGGGAAGGAGCAGGACGGCGTCGACTACCACTTCGTGGACGTCGCCACCTTCCAGCAGAAGATCGAGCGCGGCGAGTTCGTCGAGTGGGCCGAGGTCCACGGCCACTTCTATGGAAGTCCGCAGTCGGTGGTGGAAGAGGCCCGGGCCCGCCGAGGCGTGGCCGTCTTCGACATCGACGTTCAGGGCGGGCAGGCAATCAAGCGCAAGCACCCTGACGCGGTGCTCGTGTTCGTGCTGCCTCCGTCCATGGAGGAGCTCGAGCGGCGCCTGCGTGATCGAAAGACGGACTCGGACGAGACGATCCGCCGGCGCATGCTGGCCGCCCGCTCGGAGATCGAGCGAGGGATCGCGTCCTACGACTACATCGTGGTGAACGATGATTTCGAGCGCGCCTTCCACGAGCTCCGCTCGGTGGTGGTGGCGGAGCGCTGCCGGAGGGGGAGGGTGGACCTCTCCATGATGAAGCTGGAGAAGCTCCCGGCGGATCCGGCCCGTTGA
- a CDS encoding glycosyltransferase family 9 protein: MPWYKRLELWAKLLLALVASLLLWRPGRRRPADAVLPTPRKILLVRPDNRVGEALLTTPLLRTLKALPSPVPQVHVLVHSKVARALAGHPDADAVLAFDRRRLWMGPLAPGIRALRREGYDTVVDCANWDTPSVTSALISRLVGPNAVVIGPRVWPVHLLHSLSVPARPDTRREASQRAHLLTPLTRGGIIETLSFREPNITDGFREYLRREASGPCAVINPGGRLGWRRIPPEAFAAAARALLSVGRVPIVTWGPGEEALAQTVVQGAPGARMAPRTNLDELAALMRAARLTVTNNTGPMHLSVAVGAPTLGLFLRIDMERWGHPQPPHRMVDLTPVVAAGTGLEERVFEEVRSFATHLAEAPSVSQRT, encoded by the coding sequence ATGCCCTGGTACAAGCGGCTCGAGTTGTGGGCCAAGCTCCTGCTGGCACTCGTGGCCTCCCTCCTCCTCTGGCGGCCCGGACGCAGACGTCCCGCCGATGCGGTGCTCCCCACCCCCAGGAAGATCCTCCTCGTCCGGCCCGACAACCGCGTGGGCGAGGCGCTCCTCACCACCCCTCTGCTCCGGACCTTGAAGGCCCTGCCCAGTCCCGTCCCCCAGGTGCATGTCCTCGTGCACTCCAAGGTCGCTCGCGCTCTCGCCGGGCATCCCGACGCGGACGCCGTCCTTGCCTTCGACCGCCGGCGGCTGTGGATGGGGCCGCTCGCGCCTGGCATCCGGGCCCTGCGTCGCGAGGGCTATGACACGGTGGTGGATTGCGCCAACTGGGATACTCCTTCCGTCACCTCCGCCCTGATCTCCCGGCTCGTCGGGCCCAACGCGGTGGTCATTGGCCCTCGGGTGTGGCCTGTCCACCTCCTTCACTCCCTGTCGGTTCCCGCTCGTCCCGATACCCGCCGTGAGGCGTCCCAGCGCGCCCACCTGCTCACTCCCCTGACGCGGGGCGGCATCATCGAGACCCTGTCGTTCCGCGAGCCGAACATCACTGACGGCTTCCGCGAGTATCTGCGGCGCGAGGCCAGCGGGCCTTGTGCCGTCATCAATCCGGGTGGACGCCTGGGCTGGCGCCGCATCCCTCCGGAGGCCTTTGCCGCGGCCGCACGGGCGCTGCTCTCCGTCGGGAGGGTGCCCATCGTCACCTGGGGTCCCGGCGAGGAGGCCCTGGCTCAGACCGTCGTGCAAGGCGCTCCAGGGGCACGCATGGCCCCTCGCACCAACCTGGATGAGCTCGCGGCCCTCATGCGTGCCGCTCGGCTCACCGTCACCAACAACACCGGCCCGATGCACCTCTCGGTGGCCGTGGGCGCTCCCACCCTGGGGCTCTTCCTCCGTATCGACATGGAGCGATGGGGACACCCCCAGCCGCCGCACCGCATGGTGGACCTCACTCCCGTGGTCGCGGCCGGCACCGGCCTGGAGGAGCGTGTCTTCGAGGAAGTCCGCTCCTTCGCCACCCACCTCGCCGAAGCTCCGTCAGTGTCTCAGCGGACGTGA
- a CDS encoding YicC/YloC family endoribonuclease, whose amino-acid sequence MLKSMTGFGAGRARVGDEEFSVELRSLNHKFCEVKARLPRELSTLEPVLTKQVKDRLARGSVELHVRRQTATASGTVPMVDVALAREYARAFRELAEALGAPADISWAQVATQPGVVKLEEKGIDLESATQAVHGALEQALTALEQMRQVEGEAIWADLDARLKLIEGWSREVAALAPKAVEDYRQRLSERVAELARGVAVDPQRLAQEVAMFAERTDIAEEVTRLASHLEQFRALMASSEPAGRRMDFLVQEMHREVNTTGSKSQHAESSARVVSMKAEVERIREQVQNVE is encoded by the coding sequence ATGCTCAAGAGCATGACGGGATTCGGAGCCGGACGTGCGCGCGTCGGAGACGAGGAGTTCTCCGTCGAACTGCGCTCGCTCAACCACAAGTTCTGCGAGGTGAAGGCTCGACTCCCCAGGGAGCTGTCCACGCTGGAGCCCGTTCTGACGAAGCAGGTGAAGGACCGGCTCGCCCGCGGCTCGGTGGAACTGCACGTGAGGCGGCAGACGGCCACGGCGTCAGGGACGGTACCCATGGTGGACGTGGCCCTCGCCCGTGAGTACGCGCGAGCCTTTCGCGAGCTGGCGGAGGCGCTGGGCGCTCCCGCCGACATCTCCTGGGCGCAGGTCGCCACGCAGCCGGGGGTGGTGAAGCTCGAGGAGAAGGGAATCGATCTGGAGTCGGCCACCCAGGCCGTCCATGGGGCGCTGGAGCAGGCGCTCACCGCCCTGGAGCAGATGCGCCAGGTGGAAGGCGAGGCCATCTGGGCGGATCTGGACGCTCGCCTGAAGCTCATCGAGGGGTGGAGCCGGGAGGTGGCGGCGCTCGCGCCCAAGGCCGTGGAGGACTACCGGCAGCGCCTCTCGGAGCGTGTGGCCGAGCTCGCCCGAGGCGTCGCGGTGGATCCGCAGCGGCTGGCGCAGGAGGTGGCCATGTTCGCGGAGCGCACGGACATCGCCGAGGAGGTGACGCGGCTGGCGAGCCACCTCGAGCAGTTCCGAGCCCTCATGGCGAGCAGCGAGCCTGCTGGCCGCCGAATGGATTTTCTCGTCCAGGAGATGCACCGCGAGGTGAACACGACGGGCTCCAAGAGCCAGCACGCGGAGAGCTCCGCGCGCGTGGTCTCGATGAAGGCCGAGGTCGAGCGCATCCGCGAACAGGTGCAGAACGTCGAATGA
- a CDS encoding Trm112 family protein, translated as MLACPVCKGPLELHEDRSEVWCLRCRLAWPIREDVPDLVPGSSRPLRH; from the coding sequence GTGCTGGCGTGCCCGGTGTGCAAGGGCCCGCTGGAGCTTCACGAAGACCGGAGCGAAGTCTGGTGCCTCCGGTGTCGGCTTGCCTGGCCCATCCGGGAAGACGTGCCGGACCTGGTCCCGGGAAGCTCACGTCCGCTGAGACACTGA
- a CDS encoding adenylyltransferase/cytidyltransferase family protein, which produces MNTLDKIRTLAQVAEERERWRAEGRTVALANGIFDLLHVGHVRYLQGARALADVLVVAVNSDASTRAYKGPGRPYIPEAERAELVAALECTDRVLLFDESNVRSVIRALKPDLHVKGTDYTPDSIPEADEVRAYGGRTAVAGDPKNHSTTEIARRTGREGGKG; this is translated from the coding sequence ATGAACACGCTGGACAAGATTCGGACGTTGGCCCAGGTCGCGGAGGAGCGCGAGCGGTGGCGCGCGGAGGGGCGCACGGTGGCCCTGGCCAACGGCATCTTCGATCTGCTGCACGTGGGGCACGTGCGGTACCTGCAGGGGGCGAGAGCGCTCGCGGACGTGCTGGTGGTGGCGGTGAACTCGGATGCCTCCACGCGGGCATACAAGGGGCCTGGGCGGCCCTACATCCCGGAGGCGGAGCGGGCGGAGCTGGTCGCGGCGCTCGAGTGCACGGACCGGGTGCTCCTCTTCGACGAATCGAACGTGAGGAGCGTCATCCGGGCGCTCAAGCCGGATCTGCACGTGAAGGGCACGGACTACACGCCGGACTCCATTCCCGAGGCGGACGAGGTGAGGGCCTACGGCGGGCGCACCGCGGTCGCGGGGGATCCGAAGAACCACAGCACCACGGAGATTGCCCGGCGCACGGGTCGCGAGGGCGGGAAAGGCTAG
- a CDS encoding bifunctional heptose 7-phosphate kinase/heptose 1-phosphate adenyltransferase — protein MSAASTARAFRALPQLPQTFARRRVLLVGDLVADHYIYGQTDRVSREAPVLIVRYESSEVKLGGGANVAANIRALSGQVTAVGVLGADEMGRALRQQFDAAGIRLSAASAKGIETETKTRILAGGINTTRQQMLRVDRGQRGPLPPRVRKMLARHVEEAAKDADAVVVSDYGAGVVGDEVREVLRKLAGDGLPVCVDSRYALASFSGVTVCKPNEPELEVLSGRPVRSEADLMEAGHAAVKRLGCRALLVTRGRHGMVLFDAEGGVDSIPVHGAKEAVDVTGAGDTVIATFSLALAAGGTFGEAARLANVAGALVVQKQGTATVSREELLGELRSAR, from the coding sequence ATGTCCGCCGCCTCGACCGCCCGTGCGTTTCGCGCACTGCCCCAGCTCCCACAGACCTTCGCGCGCCGGAGGGTGCTGCTGGTCGGGGATCTCGTTGCCGACCACTACATCTACGGGCAGACGGATCGGGTGAGCCGCGAGGCGCCGGTGCTCATCGTCCGGTACGAGTCCTCGGAGGTGAAGCTGGGCGGAGGTGCGAACGTCGCGGCGAACATCCGAGCACTCTCGGGACAGGTGACCGCGGTAGGAGTGCTGGGAGCCGACGAGATGGGGCGAGCGCTGCGCCAGCAATTCGACGCTGCGGGCATCCGCCTGAGCGCGGCCAGCGCGAAGGGAATCGAAACAGAAACGAAGACGCGCATCCTGGCCGGTGGAATCAACACCACGCGGCAGCAGATGCTCCGGGTGGATCGAGGGCAGAGAGGACCGCTCCCGCCGCGCGTGCGCAAGATGCTCGCCCGGCATGTCGAGGAGGCTGCGAAGGATGCTGACGCGGTGGTGGTCTCCGACTACGGCGCGGGAGTGGTGGGGGACGAGGTGCGCGAGGTGCTGCGGAAGCTGGCGGGGGATGGGCTGCCGGTCTGCGTGGACAGCCGCTACGCGCTGGCCTCCTTCTCGGGAGTGACGGTGTGCAAGCCCAACGAGCCCGAGCTGGAGGTCCTCTCGGGACGGCCGGTGCGCAGCGAGGCGGATCTGATGGAGGCGGGGCACGCGGCGGTGAAGCGGCTCGGTTGCCGCGCGCTGCTGGTGACGAGGGGGCGGCACGGGATGGTGCTCTTCGACGCGGAAGGCGGGGTGGACAGTATCCCGGTGCACGGAGCGAAGGAGGCGGTGGACGTCACGGGGGCGGGAGACACGGTGATCGCGACCTTCTCGCTGGCGCTGGCGGCGGGGGGCACGTTTGGAGAGGCCGCGCGGCTGGCGAACGTGGCGGGAGCGCTGGTGGTGCAGAAGCAGGGGACGGCCACGGTGTCCCGGGAAGAGCTTCTCGGCGAGCTGCGGAGCGCACGATGA